A portion of the Rhinopithecus roxellana isolate Shanxi Qingling chromosome 21, ASM756505v1, whole genome shotgun sequence genome contains these proteins:
- the LOC104682252 gene encoding 60S ribosomal protein L11-like yields the protein MAQDQGEKENPMQELRIRKLCLNICVGKSGDRLTRAAKVLEQLTGQTPVFSKARYTVRSFGIRRNEKIAVHCTVRGAKAEEILEKGLKVREYELRKNNFSDTGNFGFGIQEHIDLGIKYDPSIGIYGLDFYVVLGRPGFSIADKKCRTGCTGAKHRISKEEAMRWFQQKYDGIILPGK from the coding sequence ATGGCACAGGATCAAGGTGAAAAGGAGAACCCCATGCAGGAACTTCGCATCCGCAAGCTCTGTCTCAACATCTGTGTTGGGAAGAGTGGAGACAGACTGACCCGAGCAGCCAAGGTTTTGGAGCAGCTCACAGGGCAGACCCCTGTGTTTTCCAAAGCTAGATACACTGTCAGATCCTTTGGCATCCGGAGAAATGAAAAGATTGCTGTCCACTGCACAGTTCGaggggccaaggcagaagaaatCTTGGAGAAGGGTCTAAAGGTGCGGGAGTATGAGttaagaaaaaacaacttttcagATACTGGAAACTTTGGTTTTGGGATCCAAGAACACATCGATCTGGGCATCAAGTATGACCCAAGCATTGGTATCTACGGCCTGGACTTCTATGTGGTGCTGGGTAGGCCAGGTTTTAGCATTGCAGACAAGAAGTGCAGGACAGGCTGCACTGGAGCCAAACACAGAATCAGCAAAGAGGAGGCGATGCGCTGGTTCCAGCAGAAGTATGATGGGATCATCCTTCCTGGCAAATAA